The Chryseobacterium glaciei DNA window ACAACATTTGAAAAAAAAGATTTCCTTCATAAAATCCAAAATCATCTCATTTTTAAAGAAGAATGGAATTTCATTTTTCATAGTATTTATTGCAACATTTTTGCAGACCTATTGGGCGATGGGAAGACTTTCGGATAACACTTCTAGTGGCTGTTTAGATTGTAGTTTTTTTGAAGATGCATTTTTTATTTCGTTGCTGATAGGCTTTTTTCTTTCTATCCTGTTTTCAATATTCTCGTTACTCAAAAATTTATATCTGAAAATAGTAATAGAATTCATTCTTCTTGTCGCTTTATGGCTATTCTGGAACTATACAATTTTCGTAGAAAGAGAATCTTCTTGGAGTACTTATTTGTTCAAGGAAGAAATATATATCACCATTTTGCAGTCGATTTTGCCGGTTATTATTTTGGGTTGCATTTCTATTATCTTATTACATTTTAAGGAGATAAAAACTAAATTAGCAATTTTTAAATCATTAAAATAAGCCTGAATTCTTATCTTTGCACCGCAAAACATTGATAAAAAAATATGATCCCATTTCACGATCTTTTCTTTTTTGCCTTAGCTGCCCTTGTCTTAGTTATTAGTCCGGGACCGAATATGATTTATTTAATTTCCAGATCTTTAACACAAGGAAAAAAGGCGGGTTTGACGTCACTTGCAGGTGTAGTTTGCGGATTTTTATTCCATATTGTGATGGTTTCTTTTGGACTGACGGCCGTGTTATTTGCAGTGCCTTATGCGTACATTGTTTTAAAGACACTTGGGACAATATATCTTTTATATCTGGCTTATCAGGCAATTAAACCCAACAGTAAAAATATTTTTGAGGGTGACCAAAACATTTCGATTGACAGACCAAGAAAATTATTTGCAGTCGGTTTCTTCACCAATGTTCTCAATCCCAAAGTTGCCGTTTTCTATTTATCCTTTTTTCCACAATTTATAAAACCTGAATATGGCTCAATTTTCACTCAAAGTTTGGAGCTTGGAATCACTCAGGTTTTCATAAGCTTTACTGTCAACTTTATCATCGTACTAACTGCGGCAAAAATAGCCCTGTTTTTCGCTAAGAATCCTGTCTGGATCAAAATACAGAAATGGTTTATGGCGAGTGTGTTGGTTTTTCTTGCGGTGAAAATGGCGATTTCGAAAGCGAAATAAAAAAAGTATAAATTATTTAAAGCTTTAAAAATAATAATTCTATTGAAGATAAAAATTAAGCACCTGTTTTACAGGTGCTTTTATATGTACATTTAATCCTACCAAAGAGAAGTTTTTATAATTAAAAAAATCAATTTTGAGAACTTAAATTTTTACCATAAATCCGGGAAGTGAGTATAATTTGCTCCTGTATTGGTTGTCTGAATTATCGCTGAAGGATTAAATTTATATTGATTAAAAATTGCCATTGACGGAATCCATCTTAAAGTATTTCCTTCTCTAAAAAAAATTTCGCCAGTATTCGGATTTTGCAACAAACCATTATCTGCATAAATTGGCGCACCTACAGACGTTTGGGTAACATCAACCATAGTCTGAGTAGATGGAAATTCATATCTAAATGTATGATCAGCAAATAATCCATCCCAAGTCATTGGTGAATCAATATGTCTCCAATATCCCTGAAACTTAATATAATACATAGTATAGTTAACCGAACTTCCAGGTGGACTATAATACGTTTTTACTAAATCTCCATTATTTGAGGCATAAAATGGGGTTTTTTGTGTTAAACCATTGTTTGAAGAAAACTTATTTTCTTGAACTTGTGGATTTTCCATTAAATCATCATCATGTGAACAAGAAACAGCCATGATTAAAGGAATAATTAAAAGGATTTTTTTCATTTATTTTATAATTACAGCTGCAAATATAAACTAAAAAAACAAATCTCAAAAAAGTGATATATATTATTTTAACAATTTAAATCATTAATCAAAATAAAAAACATCGTAAGAACAAAAAACTTCCGCTATTAGCGAAAGTTTCTATTATTTGGAAAAATTATTATAGATGAATAATTTAATTTATTTTTAATGCGCTTCCAGCCAGTTCTTGCCTACCCCAATCTCCACCAACAACGGAACCTGCGTTTCAATGGCATTTTCCATTTCAATTTTAATAATATTTGTAGCGACTTCAACCTCATCAATTGGAGCTTCAAACACCAATTCGTCATGAACCTGAAGTAACATTTTTGTCTGAAGTTTTTCTTTTTCCAGTTCTTTTTGGATTTTAATCATCGCCATTTTCACAACGTCTGCAGCACTTCCCTGAACAGGAGCATTGACGGCATTTCTTTCGGCGTGACCTCTCACCACAAAGTTTCCTGAGTTAATATCTTTTAAATGACGCTTTCTTCCTAAAATAGTTTCAACATAACCAATCTCACGGGCTTTATTGACCTGTTCAGCCATGTATTGCTTCAACTTTGGATAGGTTTCAAAATAGGCTTCGATCATTTGTTTAGCTTCCGTTCTCGACAAACCGGTTTGCTCTGCCAATGCAAAAGCACCCTGACCATAAATGATTCCAAAGTTTACTGTTTTGGCCTGACTTCTCTGAGTTTTGGAAACTTCTTCCAATGGAATGTTAAACAGTTTCGCAGCCGTCGAAGCGTGAATATCTTCACCATCCTGGAAGGCTTTTATCATATTATCTTCACCTGAAATCTCGGCAATCAAACGAAGTTCGATTTGTGAATAATCGGCAGAAATAATCTTCTTTCCTTCTGCTGAAACAAACGCTCCACGAATTTGCTGACCTCTTAATGTTCGGATCGGGATGTTCTGTAAATTAGGGTTTACACTCGCCAAACGACCTGTCGCAGCTGTGGTTTGTGAGAAATTGGTATGAACACGATCATCTTTGTCGATCTGTGATGGCAACGCATCAACATACGTCGATTTTAATTTCTGATAGGTTCTGTATTCAAGAATATGCTGAATAATTTCGTGCTTTGAAGCTAACTTCTGCAATACATCTTCCGAAGTCGCGTATTGACCAGTTTTGGTCTTCTTAGCTTTCGGATCAAGCTGCATTTTTTCAAATAAAACTTCACCCAATTGTTTTGGCGAATTCATATTGAACTCTTCTCCCGAAATCTCAAATATTTTAGCTTCTAATTGTCTTAAATCATTTTCAAGATCGATGCTTTCCTGAGCCAACCATTTTTCGTCCAGAGAAATTCCGGATAATTCCATTTTAGCTAAAACTTCCATCAACGGCATTTCGATATTGAAGAAAAGATCTTCTAAATTTTCTTTCTTTAATTGAGGCGCAAACAATTCATACAATTGGAAAGTTACATCTGCATCTTCCGCTGCATAATCAGTCTGTGTTCTCAGATCTGCATCTCTGAAAGTTCCCTGATTTTTTCCTTTTTTACCGATAATGGTTTCAATGGAAACAGGTTTGTAATTTAAATAGACTTCTGAAAGATAATCCATTCCATGTCTTCCGTCCGGATTTAGAAGATAATGGGCGATCATGGTGTCGAACATTGCTCCTTGAACGGTAATATCGTATTGCTTTAAAATTTTATAATCGAATTTCAGATTGTGAGCGATTTTAAGCAAGTCTAGTTTTTCAAAAAATGGTTTGAAAATTTCCAATGTTGCCAAGACTTCCTCCCTGTTTTCAGACAAAGGAATATAGTACGCCAGGCCTTTTTTGTAAGAAAAACTCATTCCTACCAATTCGGCTTCCAGTTCATTCAAAGAAGTTGTTTCTGTATCAAAACAAACCGCTTTTTGGTTCAATAAGTTTTGAACTAAAATTTTCTGAGCCTTAGGATTATCCACAAACTGATATAAATGTTCATTCTGCTCAATACTAGATTTTGTGGAAGTTGCCTGATCCAGTTCTTCAAAATTGGCAAAAAGATCAAGCTGACCAATCTGCTTCGCTACTTTTTGTTGAGGCGTTTCTGTGGATTGAGAAACTTCTTCACCGTTTGCAGGTGCATCTTTAGCCACAACTTCTGTTTGAGAAGGGGCAAAAGCACGGTAAAGATTTTCATACAATCTTGTGAATTCTATTTCGTCAAAGACTTTTTTTGCTTTTTCAAAATCCGGAGTCTCAAGATCATATTGCTCCTGGTGGAATTCTACAGGCACATCACAAATAATGGTTGCTAATTTTTTAGATAAAATTCCGCGCTCGGCAGAAGCTTCTACCTTTTCTTTAAGCTTACCTTTTAATTTATCTGTATTGGCCAAAAGATTTTCTATGCTTCCGAATTCTTTCAGAAATTTCATGGCAGTTTTTTCTCCAACACCGTCTAATCCCGGAATGTTATCTACTGCATCACCCATCATTGCTAAGAAATCGATCACCTGTTTTGGATCTTCAATTTCATATTTAGCTTTGACTTCTTCAACACCTAAAATTTCAATTTCACTTCCTTTTAAACTGGGCTTGTAAATTTTAACTTTATCGGTCACTAATTGTGCAAAATCTTTATCAGGCGTCACCATAAATGTCGTGTACCCTTCTTTTTCTGCTTTGCATGAAATCGTTCCTATTACGTCATCCGCTTCATAACCTTCAACTCCCAAATAAGGAATATGCATCGCCTCTAAAATCCTGTGGATGTATGGAATAGCAATCTTAATGGCTTCCGGAGTTTCGCTTCTGTTGGCTTTGTATTCTGCAAAGTCATCGGTTCTTACACTTGCCTGTCCGACATCAAAAACCACAGCCAAATGAGAAGGTCTTTCTCTTCTGATCAATTCGATCAATGAATTGGTAAATCCAAAAATTGCAGAGGTGTCTATTCCTGTGCTCGTTATTCTCGGACTTCTGATCAATGCGTAATATCCTCTAAAAATCATCGCATAAGCATCGATGAGAAATAACCTTTTATCTTGTGTTGCCTCCATATTTTCTATAATGAACAAATATAAGAAAAAGTGTTTTCTTTTGTTCTCATTTTATGCTCAAAAAAGACCGCCAAAGTATGACGGTCTTTTGTATATTTTATTGATGTATAGATTTTATTTTTTTTGAATATTAGCTTTAAATAATATTCTTTAACGCAAATTCCGCGAAGATTTTTCAATGAGATCAAATTGTGGATAACTTTTTTATTCTTTAACAGGAGTCAGTTCAAGACGGTCTTTATCAATTTTAAAATTATATGTTCCGTTTAATGTTTTTGGCTCATCGCAACCGCTGGACATATCTGCTGATCCTTCACTAATGTTTACTTGATTTGTATCGTACATGCTGTACGTTCCGATCATGTGAAAACAAGAATTCCCGTTGTGAATTTTTCTATCCTCAAATTGAAGAAAATAAAACTTAGGTTGCTCATCAGGAAATTTAATCCATTTTGCTTTTTTTAAAATAGCGCTTCCGTCAGCGTTCATTTTTTCAACTTCCCAGGTTGTTTTGGCAAGCGGATTGGTTTGAGCTTTTACAGTCGTGATCAATGAAAATACAATGATGATGAAAGTGAAAATAAGTTTTTTCATATTGAGATATTTAGAGATTAATTTTTTCAATTCTTTAAGATTCTGCCCGTACACTTATGCTTGATGTATCATCTTTTACAGCGTTTTCAGCTAGTTTTCTTCTGGCGTTTTCTGAAAAATACCCGCTTATTAACGGTACAAAGAATAAGGCAACGGAGGCACCTTTTGTCAATAAGGAATTCTCATTGCTTGGAGACCATCTGTTCTTTTTGATCTGATCATCGAGATGCGATATTGCATTATCTCTCATCTGAGGTCTCAGCCTTATGGGTTTAGAATTCGGGCTTCTTTTTATTTCGTTAAAAACATCCGGTCTTTTTTGCTGAATGCTTTTTATTAAAGCTCTTGCTCTTGGGCTATTTCTGAGCTGTACTTTATTCATTTTAGACAGTTGATCAAACTGTGCTTTTAAGGCTTTATCTTCAATGATTATTTTTCCTGTTTTATACAACTGTACCACGTTGGCTAAGTCTTTAACACTTGGCGGAGCTCCTGATAAAACAGTATTTTTGGTGGTTTCCCCTGTTTCTTTTGCTACAGTATTCGGATCAGTGAAGTCTTTTTCATCAGCTTTATTCATTCTCTGATAGATATCGTTGTTTGCATACGCTTCATTCCCTCTCATGACTTTGCTTTGATACAATGTCATTGCGTAGGTAGCTCCCATCCCACCGACTGTAAACAGAAATCCCGATTTTGTAAATACACCTTTCATGGCCTTTAAAAATCCGCCACCTTTTCCCATAAAAAAACCTGTAGCAATGGCTGCAACTGTTGTCACAGCTGTTTCTTTCATGTTTTCAAAAGCAATAGCTTTAGCTGTCTGAACTGCTACATCATAACTTATAATGGGCTGTAATATCCCGCCACTGTCACAAGTAAGCATGGAAGCCTCTGTTATTGCTATCTGTTTATCAAAAGTTACATTAGATTTTTCGTTGATCCATTTTCCGGATTTCAGAGGACCTGTACAATCGTGCGTGATAATGGCGATCGCTGCCGATGCTATAAGAACCGCTGCACAAACTCCTGCCACAACCCAGCCAATAGGATTGGATGCCAATATTAACCCAACAACTAAACCTCCTATCGCCATCCACATATTCATAGGTTTTTTGCAGATAAATTTTTCTTTTGTATTTCGGTCACCAATTGTGAGAAAAATAAGGTCTTTGTCTCCTTTATATAAAACAGAGAACTGCTGCCTCTCATATTTTGTAGCAATGAGTTTCTGAGGCCCTGTATTTTGCTGGAAAGTACATACGACCCATGTATTTTGGGGAATATAAGCTTTACTCATAATGTATTCAATAAAGGGTTTTTAAATATTTTAATTAAAACCATACTGGATATAATAATGTAGTTTGTAAACAACCGCACAGATCAACAATCCTACAAAAGGTAATATCAAATGGCCATATTGTAAATAATTATCATAAGAGATCTTTTTCTCCGGAATATTATTGTTCCTGAAAAATTCTT harbors:
- a CDS encoding LysE family translocator, coding for MIPFHDLFFFALAALVLVISPGPNMIYLISRSLTQGKKAGLTSLAGVVCGFLFHIVMVSFGLTAVLFAVPYAYIVLKTLGTIYLLYLAYQAIKPNSKNIFEGDQNISIDRPRKLFAVGFFTNVLNPKVAVFYLSFFPQFIKPEYGSIFTQSLELGITQVFISFTVNFIIVLTAAKIALFFAKNPVWIKIQKWFMASVLVFLAVKMAISKAK
- the polA gene encoding DNA polymerase I — encoded protein: MEATQDKRLFLIDAYAMIFRGYYALIRSPRITSTGIDTSAIFGFTNSLIELIRRERPSHLAVVFDVGQASVRTDDFAEYKANRSETPEAIKIAIPYIHRILEAMHIPYLGVEGYEADDVIGTISCKAEKEGYTTFMVTPDKDFAQLVTDKVKIYKPSLKGSEIEILGVEEVKAKYEIEDPKQVIDFLAMMGDAVDNIPGLDGVGEKTAMKFLKEFGSIENLLANTDKLKGKLKEKVEASAERGILSKKLATIICDVPVEFHQEQYDLETPDFEKAKKVFDEIEFTRLYENLYRAFAPSQTEVVAKDAPANGEEVSQSTETPQQKVAKQIGQLDLFANFEELDQATSTKSSIEQNEHLYQFVDNPKAQKILVQNLLNQKAVCFDTETTSLNELEAELVGMSFSYKKGLAYYIPLSENREEVLATLEIFKPFFEKLDLLKIAHNLKFDYKILKQYDITVQGAMFDTMIAHYLLNPDGRHGMDYLSEVYLNYKPVSIETIIGKKGKNQGTFRDADLRTQTDYAAEDADVTFQLYELFAPQLKKENLEDLFFNIEMPLMEVLAKMELSGISLDEKWLAQESIDLENDLRQLEAKIFEISGEEFNMNSPKQLGEVLFEKMQLDPKAKKTKTGQYATSEDVLQKLASKHEIIQHILEYRTYQKLKSTYVDALPSQIDKDDRVHTNFSQTTAATGRLASVNPNLQNIPIRTLRGQQIRGAFVSAEGKKIISADYSQIELRLIAEISGEDNMIKAFQDGEDIHASTAAKLFNIPLEEVSKTQRSQAKTVNFGIIYGQGAFALAEQTGLSRTEAKQMIEAYFETYPKLKQYMAEQVNKAREIGYVETILGRKRHLKDINSGNFVVRGHAERNAVNAPVQGSAADVVKMAMIKIQKELEKEKLQTKMLLQVHDELVFEAPIDEVEVATNIIKIEMENAIETQVPLLVEIGVGKNWLEAH